In Silene latifolia isolate original U9 population chromosome X, ASM4854445v1, whole genome shotgun sequence, the following proteins share a genomic window:
- the LOC141623688 gene encoding NAC domain-containing protein 2-like, which yields MEGKRSSNLPPGFRFHPTDEELIIHYLKNQATSRPCPVSIIPEVDIYKFDPWHLPDMAEFGENEWYFFTPRDRKYPNGIRPNRATLSGYWKATGTDKAIYSGGKYVGIKKALVFYKGRPPKGSKTDWIMHEYRLTEAKHQPVKQHGSMRLDDWVLCRIYKKRSIAKTEEKSEDSSSSKPQISFGGTSDISSDNQQQQIMKFPRTHSLSYLLDLDYLGPIAHLLNDGTYNTSFDIQTSMGSNNGGLDPSVGPNIGLSCQQTYGNPSYK from the exons ATGGAGGGAAAAAGGTCTAGTAATCTTCCCCCTGGTTTTAGATTCCACCCTACTGATGAAGAACTTATCATACACTACCTTAAGAACCAAGCCACGTCTCGCCCATGCCCCGTTTCCATTATTCCTGAAGTCGATATATACAAGTTTGATCCTTGGCACTTACCAG ATATGGCAGAATTCGGGGAAAATGAATGGTATTTCTTCACCCCACGAGACAGGAAATACCCGAATGGAATTCGACCCAACCGAGCCACGCTATCAGGATATTGGAAGGCCACGGGTACGGATAAAGCCATATACAGTGGAGGCAAGTATGTAGGTATTAAGAAGGCTCTTGTTTTCTACAAAGGAAGACCACCTAAGGGGTCTAAGACTGATTGGATCATGCATGAATATCGTCTAACTGAGGCTAAGCACCAACCCGTCAAACAACATGGATCCATGAGG TTGGATGATTGGGTGTTATGTCGAATATACAAAAAGAGAAGTATAGCAAAAACAGAGGAGAAATCTGAGGATTCGTCATCATCAAAACCACAAATAAGCTTTGGAGGAACAAGTGACATTTCAAGTGAtaaccaacaacaacaaataatgaAATTTCCAAGGACACATTCATTGTCATACCTTTTGGATTTGGACTATTTGGGTCCGATAGCCCACTTACTCAATGATGGCACATATAATACAAGCTTTGATATCCAGACAAGTATGGGCAGCAATAATGGTGGGCTTGACCCGAGTGTGGGCCCGAATATTGGATTAAGTTGCCAACAGACATATGGAAACCCATCTTACAAAtag
- the LOC141618619 gene encoding protein FAR1-RELATED SEQUENCE 9-like codes for MRKWIPAYFREVPMGCLLRTTQRSESQNNFFKRFENAHGTLVEFLMWFQSAINVQRHTQKQLDRDDDCTLPQLATSLKLEAHASKVYTNSAFADFQVEASSSICSLSVGGFTPPANGIDLIGIADARTQKTYQVVYNSTTNDAECSCKLFNRKGIICRHIILVYFEKQVHTLPDRYILMRWTKNAQKIPLYGPHGELIEDFDATDLRKMEMCKLWSEFYATISVLKNLSMKDITDLVDTLKQFRVKLNPQSESMTKEQELEMLLGCSSSTEVRILPPRQAKNKGSWKRMISKKQQWQTNV; via the coding sequence ATGAGAAAATGGATCCCAGCTTATTTTCGTGAGGTTCCTATGGGTTGTCTATTACGAACAACTCAACGTTCTGAGAGTCAGAATAATTTTTTCAAGCGTTTTGAAAATGCACATGGTACACTTGTTGAATTCTTGATGTGGTTTCAAAGTGCCATTAATGTACAgcgccatactcaaaaacaacttGATAGAGACGATGATTGTACTCTTCCACAATTAGCAACTTCTCTTAAGTTGGAAGCTCATGCTTCCAAGGTTTATACAAATTCTGCTTTCGCAGATTTTCAAGTAGAAGCTTCTTCTTCTATTTGTTCCCTTAGTGTTGGTGGCTTCACACCACCTGCAAACGGtatagatttaattggtattgctGATGCCAGAACGCAGAAGACCTACCAAGTTGTCTACAATTCTACAACCAATGACGCTGAATGTTCTTGCAAGTTGTTCAACAGGAAGGGTATTATTTGTAGACACATTATCTTGGtttactttgaaaaacaagtACACACTTTGCCCGATAGGTACATTCTTATGCGGTGGACCAAGAATGCACAGAAGATCCCTCTTTATGGTCCACATGGTGAGTTAATTGAGGATTTTGATGCCACTGATTTAAGAAAGATGGAAATGTGCAAGTTATGGTCAGAGTTCTACGCGACCATCAGTGTGCTCAAGAATCTGTCTATGAAGGACATCACTGATCTTGTTGACACACTTAAACAATTTAGGGTGAAACTCAATCCGCAATCAGAGTCAATGACCAAAGAGCAGGAGTTGGAGATGCTTCTTGGGTGCAGTTCCTCAACTGAGGTGAGGATTCTACCACCTCGTCAGGCAAAGAACAAGGGTAGCTGGAAGAGAATGATCTCCAAAAAGCAACAATGGCAAACAAATGTCTAA